The genomic DNA ttttaaaataaagacaacagtactataccgctgttcgaaattcataaatcgattgagataaaaaatcaaaaaaataaaaaaaatccgggttacaaaccaaaaccgagggaaacacatcaagtaTAAGAGGAGAACCACGAAACaacacagaaacacaacactaaaatgtaacacacacagaaacgaactataatataacaatgacacttttcctgacttggtacaggacattttaagaaaaaagatgGTTAGTTAAAATTGGTTTTGTGGCCAgcaaaacctcccgcttttatggtaatgttaaatataatattaaaatgacaacattacagtacaaataaatggtAGAATATATAGGACAGAAAAACACACGAATAGTAGCTATCAATATGTACCAGGTTTTGAATTCAAAACAccaaacgcgcgttttgtcAACATAAAGCTTACCAGTGACGCTAAgttaaaaaatagtttgaaagccaaaacaagtacaaagctgaagagcattgaggaccaaaagttccaaaaaattgtgctgAATACGGCTAAGGTTTTCTGATAAGAACATTctaattatttagaataattcatacttttgcaaacagtaaatttataaaaattactatataatagatatacatgataacaCCGACGTGGTGACTAATAACAGAATAAAAACGAATACATGAAACAACCCAAAACAGCATACTGTTAGTCTACAAGACTGGTAGAATCCTCAGGGGCatatagtccaccagcagagattCCTGTCCGGTGGTGATATCGGGAACgtaaatcataatttatatatcaaattggTATTAGTTTAACACCTTTGCGTAAGAAGTAATTCCCCAATGCCGTTATGATTGTTTATCTAAAACGATCTATTTACAAGGTTATTTCTCCGTTCCGCGTTTAATTGTTTCTTTCTTTTCAGCTTGTTGCACTTTCAATATGAATATCAAATGTCCTTATTACTCTTTACATTTTCAATCTTCAGCCTGCCCGACGGGAATATTTGGTAAAGATTGTTTACTGCCCTGTATGCCTAATTACTATGGATTTCAGTGTAAAAATCTATGTAACTGTACAGATAAAAAGAAGTGTGACCCAGTTCATGGCTGTATCTGTGATAAAGGTTTTACCGGTTCAGAATGCTCAAATGGTAGGTAATTATGTTTCATTAATGACTGATATTTGTCGAACTATTCAAAACTATATTCAGCAGAATAATTCGCTTTCTGTAGATATAGATATTAGCACAGCTATTGCTGTATGTTGTATTGGGTGttcacaaaaaaagtaaaaagacaaaaaattgaaatcacaaaaaaactgatctctgaggaaaattcaaaacagaaagtccttgatcaaatggtaaaatatacagctcaaacacatcaaacgaattgacaacaactgtcttattcctgacttggtacagatacTTTTTTCAGTAGAAAATTGGATAAAACCTTGTTTTATTACTATGTATACATAAActgcatttgatttttttgtcattattctaaataaatacggtattttacagatttttgtacaagttatatatGTTTAAGCATCCTTATTTTTATTAGTACGAGTAAAATATTTCTGTACTCTGTGTATTTAGAAATTCGTGTTTGAACAGGTTGAAAACCTGTATGTGTTATTTTCTCCAAGGTGATAGTTTCTAATGAGCaatgactttaaaaaatgtaattgtagCGTGTCCATCTGGATTATACGGTGTAAACTGCGGTGAGGAATGTTTATGTGGACATAATGCTAAATGTAATCCAGTAACTGGTGATTGTTTATGTTCTGCAGGATGGTCTGGGGTTCACTGCACACATGGTAAATAATAATGAGTGTATTTCAGTATACTTTAATATTGTATACAGATagaggaagatgtggtatgcgttccaatgagacaactcttcattcaagtcacagcaagctataaagggccccaaaaataactagtgtaaaaccattcaaaagagaaaactaacggtctaatctataaataaaaaaacagacacGAGAAtcacttatgaaccacaccaacaaacgacaactactgaacatccgattcctgacttaggaaaAGAGCAAATGCTGTTATTCACATCAGgcagttttttctttttttttctttttttttctattttttttatccaacatatataatatacaacaatacagttatcaaacagtaagttcatatatataaatgtaatataatacAACTCATCAGAAAATGTATAGAacttgaaaataacattttgttggGATTTTATAATGGTATCTTATTAAAAAggaccaaaaaaaaagaataaagaactaattaataaaaaaatttaaagatgattaagaaatagaaaaaaaaaaaaacacacaaaaaaatatttttattttcgtgTCTGCTAATTTTTTTAAGTTGCTTATCCATCAAATTATCCTGTAAAGCTCCTGGTAAATGTACCAAGCTTGATTAAACTTgtcaaaacatttctttttaactgATATCTTCTTCTCCAAAAAATAATgatgctttattttttcaatcaatgcTGTTAAACTTAATTCTCCTTTAAAATAtcttgtattatatatatatatatattgtttaatccagagaaaaaaaattgtcatgagGGTCACATTTGTTGATCGTGATTttctaaacaaacaaatatcttGTGTAAATGGTATACTAATACCATTTTGGAGAAACCACATTCCAGTTTGCTCAATAAATTGTTGTACATAATAACAGTCCCACAGTATAAGTTCAATTGATTCATGTTCAGttttacaaaaagtacaatatGGGTTTTGCactaccccaattttgtttaaaaacttatttgttgccagaattttatgatttattctaTACTGAAGCCATTGATACttagtattttttgtaataGCAAATGGTAgttgaaaaatctttttccagttttgattttctaaaaCTAAAATTGCTTCCCATCTTTTTACTCCTGTAGGAACAGTGTTGTTTTTGTTAAGCACCAAAATACATATCTTTAGATCCTTTTTTGCTTTCGAGAATGGTCTTTATAACTGATGATATGAAAGGAGATACTAATTTATAATCTCCCCTATTATTTGTTTTGGAAGTCTTATTTAGCTTTGAAATTATGctattttatttcatgatgtctATATTCATCTGAAAACACTcctgaaattgataaaaatttagaaaggtACCATTTTCCCCAACAATATCATTTACATATAGAATACCCTTACTATGCCAGTCTTTGAAAAACACTGGTTTGTTGTCAATTTGGAAAGGGTTATTCATCCAAATTGGACTGGAAAGAAAATATTGCCTGTCGTGgatattcatttctttttcaattacCATTTGCCAAGCACCCAGTACGTCTTTCCAAAATTTATTCTTAATACTTTGCTGTAGTTGCTTTCCATAGCTATTACCACAACTAAAGAATCTATCTTTATCAATATATGACAGAAACATATTTCGCCATTTACAAtcgtttttaaaaattcttctgatCCAAGTACATTTCAAAGCATTTATAAAAGCATgtaaattaatcatttttaagcCTCAATcacaatactttttttgtattttgttttcactCTATGCACTGGTGAGTTCTAAATAAACTTATACATCAGGCAGATTTACTCGAAAGAGAAATATTTAATGTAATTGAAACATTGcatttaataaacatgataaatatgttgacattacaaaacttgaaaaatcatgaATAATTGGTGATTGTCATTTGACTCgaccttttatttattaatcgAAGTCCTTGTCAACATTTCTGAATGATACGTTAAACATCTATAGTAATATGAAAAAGTTGAAAGATTTCACTAAATCGCAATGTGGTATTTGTTGGTTAAACCACTTAAGTAATTATTTCGGCCGGAACACACATAAGATATTATGTTCAATGCGtaggcaatttttttatttacccaatacaatgtacattatcagTGTATCAAACAAACTTACAGTACGTTTGCAACACATATTGAATAGAAGCTTTAGATACTATATgaagaaaagaatatttttgaTGATTGACAGCGAGACAAATATTAACTGCAGTTCTAATTAGAGGGAGTACGTATTTTCACGGCACTCAACAACTCGGCTATTAAAGCTACTAGCATCAAAACGTGAAACATTTTCAAGATACAAAAATAGgcctaaattatataaaaaaaacacaattttacgatcatacaaatatgacagacagatATAATTTGTCTACCATCATAGTTTACTATTCATATATGTGTATCAGCatcttttttgtgtttaatgtGCATATTATCATTGAAGCGTGTCCATCCGGAAAATACGGTGTAAACTGCAAAGAGGAATGTTTCTGTGCACACGATGCTGAATGTAATCCTGTAACTGGAGACTGTTTATGTCCTTCAGGAAGATTTGGGCCTTTCTGCACAATTGGTATATAATTATGTTGtgtgttttcattttcattgaactgttttgtacatttcagaATTGTAAATTGAACCGCGTAGCAATGTTTGATATGAGCTTGGATATGTTTAAAAGTTGATAGATAACATATAAGGAATGAtcgtaatatattttttttgtgaaaaaaatcaaaaatgcgGTGCACACAGAAAAATCTGAGGAGTAAATCATGAtaaaaacgttgatgacatcACGTCACTTGACAAAagtatgtctatgagctgatagtaaaacattttaaagctGACCAGAGCgagtgttacatccaaaattaaattataaataaataaaaataacggGAACATTGACATCAGTCTGTAATCTCGGattataaaacaacatttcTTGGAAAAATCTTTGTATGTACCAACCTCATAGCCAAATCAATATAACCGCATCATGATCTATTGCAGACTGTCCAAACGGAAAATTTGGTAGGCATTGTAGTGGGATTTGTGCTTGTTCAGATATTGACCAGTGTGATGTTGTAACGGGAGAGTGCATTCAGTGCAACCATGAATCTGATAAAAGAGAATGCAATTCACATAaaggtatttctatttatttatccAAACGTTTTGAAATAtccaaaagaagaaaaaaaaggataaaaaaggGTCAGATAAAATGCATGAACAgacaacattaataaaaaatgtagagtagatcaacatgaaaaaaaatgaaaacaacgcTTCATAAggtcaaaaaaaaatatatgtctgtttcctgcTTCCAAGGCCAAAAAATCAGGGTCGGTAggtcgggattttttttttttttttttttttgcacttcctgtcagatttgcagTCGGTTATATGTCATGTTTGGTTAGGGTCCTGTACCCTAAAATGATTTAATCCCTATAAAAAagctttaattgaataatcctCCAAGTGCTGAAATTTTTAAACTCGTTTATTGTGGCACATTTGTGCTGGGAGCAGCCATTCTTTGTTTGGgcatagtaaaatacggatctAGATCGGACCGGAAACGATTTTTTTCcggatttgaataaaaagatctAGGGTCGGGGGGTTTGAGTCAGgaaacagacatattttttttttggcctaacTGTCGTTCGTCCATTTCTGGATTACTAAACAAATACGTTTTTCTAGGACAAAACATTTACAAGAATTTGTTAGATAGAGTCCAGACAAACACTTAAACGTGTAGATTTTCTCATTTTCATGCACAATTCTTAACTGAAACTATATGAATTTGAAGTTGAAGATTTTACAAAGAAGATTTTTGACCAAGTTAATGACTACATATGGTTGATTAAATAAAACCTAAAGTTTTCGTTTCATAGtcaacaattttataataatcagCATAGAAACCATCAAAAAATTAGAATATTGAAAATTACGTTGCTCATCATCTGGGTACCATATCATTTTTATCCACTATCTATCATGAAAAGAGAGAACACGCttccaaaaacaaatatttcaaaagataatTGAGATCCttacataataaaaacaattatcagtCTATGACCAGAAAGTGTATAACGGACAACtaaatctatgagtttgactgtcccccTCGTATCTGTCGCCCCTCTTTTAAGTGTGAGGTAACGTAGGAATTAGAACAAAGGTATAAGTTGAGTtttagttgggttttttttgggaTAAATttagagggggggggggggggggctgtgACAAATTATGTATTGcagataaacaattatatctagtaacatattatatttttttataaaaaatcattggTAACTGATAAAAATTCTGATGTTTCAGATGAGGTAAACAATCTGAATTCAGGTCAAAACAGTTATAAATCGAATGATAACGTCATAGTTTACATAACAATGGTTGCTGCTCTTATTGGTATAGTCTGTGTTGTAACAATGGTCGTGAAAGCTAAAGAAAGACTTTGTCATAATCTACAACAATCATTGAAGGACACTTCAAAACCAAAGATCAAACGCCGCAAGGCAAAACGAAGCCTACCTTCAACCATGACACAGAACAGTCAGACTGGATCGTATATTATAAACACTGAAGGTGTCATGTTTCAACCTGAAATCGAAGAAGATTTATACTGCGAAATTGGGGATATACATGAATTTGAATCAGACCGATATTAATGTCCCAAAACGAGAACAAACTTCAGTCTTCATTTCTGCAAAGCAACAGAAAACAGTTGCAACCAGATATATACTAAACTTAAAATCGTACATAGTTAACCTCTTTAACACGTTatactttttctttatttttggttgttttgacTTTGTCGGATTCGAAGtgcaaataagaaagaaataacattttacgctaaaaaaaacataatatattaatgttgccccttatttatgaaatcattttcattttgtatgatgGATTGGAATAGTATTTTCATCTCGTTTAAAGCAAAACTggataatatatgtttttaaacatgAAAGTGTGTAATTAGAAAGTTATATGCGTGTCagatttgacaaaaaacaaaataaactgaTACAAATTGTGATAAAATCGTATTtctaataaatattataaataaagaatcGGAGCAAGCTAAGCGATTCTctaaaaatttatcaaactaACTTATAAAACGAACTGAGGATGGATCATGTTTAAGGTGGGATGAGATTGTATTGACTTGAATGTTAATGATAATCTTATAAAACGATACGCGTTTAGCATACCAAAACATAAATCTGGTGTCTTTGACAAAGTTTCTCTACAGAGCATACTTcttaattatgtttgttttttcgaACAAGTATGAATATCGTTTTAATATCTTTCTCCTCTCTTTAACAATACCAGACCGTCAACAAGGTTCACTCTTTTGATGTATTGAATAATTATTAACACTTCCTTTTTCTTATCCTAAACCCTGAACAGAAGTCTGAAGATATGAAACCATATACAATAAAGACTTCCGAAAAATGCCAAGATTTGAGATTATGTTAAatgcatatgaaaaaaataggcaattttaatttttgagatGAACAAATCGACAGTATCATAACATCTGTTTACTTATTTCGGATTTAAAAAATTCTATGCACAGCCTCTaactatttcaaaattgaaatgataTTAGAACCCTACAAACAGGCCAAAATTCATCTTTTATCTTGTATCTGAAGATTCCAAAATCTAGTAAAcactaatacatgtacatgtttacaTGGATTTGCATACGGTAAATTAAATCCGACGCAGCGCATATAATGATGTTCTGCCATAATTTGTGTGcgttgtattttttgtttaatttctgaaaaatggtttgtcatttttttctagtATTGATTGATACAtaatatgatgttttattttaatttgctatgtacgaatttattttagataatgttgaaaatatgttttaaataaaaagtattaaccttttcatgttaaaaaaagggacgaaagataccagagggacagtcaaacttatagatttaaaataaaagacaaacagaaaaataatagtacacaacatagaaaactaaagactaagcaaatCTAAAGACATATCATATTCATCTTAATTATAACCATTGGAAAGGACGCTTAATGTTGCCCAAGATGTAATTGCAAGttcttaaaattaaattgaaagacATTAAAAAAGTAACTGATGTCCTAACCGGTAAAGAAATCAGAGcattgcacgagggagataaattacttaatttaaaagttttacaaTGTCTTATATCACGACAAAAATGTCCGTTGTGTCATGTCAGTACAGAAGAACTGAGTAATTATGTTAGTATTTCCTTGCGGACTTACTGTCCACAAGCAACGTTAATTGAAGAGTAAAAAAGTTCAATAAAGTTAAACAGTTCTCTCagtatagatacatgtacagttCACAGGGGAACCTAACTAATGAAATAAAACACttacattattttcaattttccgGAAATATAAAGTGGATATTAGTcgttgaaatagaaaattgtatgttaggaaatgggaaatgtgttcCAATTTGTttgtcgaaaaaaatatatatgtcaatcAAAATTACTGAATTGTATACGGCTTTTTGTCCTGTTTTAGGACCAAACTGTTGTCGCAAAATGTCATTTTAGTGCTCTGTTGTTTTTGCACTCTGTTTAAGATAACTTGCTGTTCATTCAACAACTGATGCAGTCGTCTGTTTGAAAGTCAACAATCTATAAAATCAAACGAgcattacaatttttaaacataaatgcTAATCTAAGTTATTCATTTGATTTACACTATCCAAATATCGAAATTTACAAACAGACGCCATTGATGACTTGTACATCACTTCAGAAAATAGTAAACAttgattttcttttgatatagAATTGTCGTGTCAACATTTCATGCAAATTCTAACAACAAACACATACAGTACACAACCAAAAAAATATCCTGTTAACAATTCAACTACTCACTTTATCACAACGGGGCGATCTACTGATGGCCGGTCCAGTAAGCACTTCTCCACAATTATCAATTTATCAGGTGGGATATCCACACTCTGCCTATAACCAAGTACATCGCGTCAAAAATCGTTCGGACTATAGATAAGGAATTAAATTCGCCACAAAATGTACTCTAAACAAACATGTACTCAtgacaaaaatgttcaaattatcGTACAAGCAACATTGAAAACTATGAGCAATTCAAACAACATTTTAAGCAATCAGCATTGTCAGAACAAATATAGATATTGCGCAATAATCATTTCTACAGCAATCAAAATGCATAAAAGACTATacatttttgaatgttttattagTGACAACATGAATTATGTTTCCTTGTTGATTTCAGGTGATCATTAGAAAATACTTTACAATGTgttggctttttaaatatttctaatgaGGACTGTattaacccaccattttttcttaaaatgtcctgtaccaagtcagaaaaatggcagttgttatctcatagttcgtttctgtgtgtgttgcattgttgttttgtttttttgttgtatttcagtgtttctgttgttttcctcttatagttgatgtgtttacctcagGTTTGGTTTGTAACAGGGATTCTTTATGTCCTGCTGGATGGTATGGGGCTCACTACACACATGGTCAATAATGGTGAAGTATGTATACATGTTCATTTAACTACGTTGTACATTGTAACCCTGTAGATTGACACGCGTAGCAATGgttgttttgttatatacatCTTTTCGATACATATTCATAGATACAAATACCAATAAAAGTGACCACAGCCTCGGGTTATATAATAATCGTTCTCTAAAAAAACACCAATCTAAACGTCAGGCTAAAAACCAATAACTGCATAATGATCACTTGCAAAATGTCCAATTGGAAAATTTGGTAAGAATTGTAGCGGAATGTGTGTCTGTTTAGCTGTTGAGCAGTGTGATGTTCTAACCGGGGAGTGCATTCAGTGCAACCTAAAATCTGATGAAGGAGaatgcaattcaaataaaggTACTGTTATTCAAGTCCCATCCAGACAACATCTGATACAAATAATTAATACCGCTTAAAGATTTTTCTGGATGATCTATTgactctcaataatgacgacctGTTATGTACacaaaagaaatttatcctgttgaactacctttaaaaaaagctaatactaacaatgaatACTGCCCTTTCctggatcttgatatctatTTCATTAACGTGAAATTTAATACCCAAGTtttgataaaagagatgatatgtcatttcctattgttaattatccatttttatgTTGACGTTCCGTTGTCACCATCTTATAGTGTTTATGTGATATAGATACAATGGAAAAGCGTTGATTGTTGAAAAAGAAATGATGAGCCCAGAGGGCGGAATCGTTTGtttttacaatgaattaaatatcacaattaaatggttaaataatacaaatataacacaACACGTCTGCCCTTAAAGATATTCATATTATCAGGCATCTAAATATTATccgtttttacaaaataagacATATCCTATCATATTTCTTATTAAAATAGAGAGTGGAAacgggaaatgtgtcaaagggacaacacCCCGACAAAGatcatatatatagtatatatattacgTATGTttccaaaatttctaaaaggaATCCTATTTCTAGGCACATCACGATTTTCTAGCATAGGAATTTGCGAATatacattataaattttaaagtaaaacagATGAAATCATACTATATTAATctatatagaaaaaatggaCAAATGGAATGTAATGATTTTCGTTTCAAACATGTGGAATAGCCAACAATGATACGATAATAAACGATCAAACTCGCTTTTATTACACAAAATATCCACAATAACTTACAAAACAAGGGGGGAAACAGGAAAAATAGAGAATAGGGACAACAAAGAAACTACAGGGATTTGAACCTAAACGGACAAATCCTTACCGTTAACTCATTGAGCTTAACCATGGAACCTCGTGGCTACCAACTCATACTATACAATTGcctattttgtatatataaaggtacaAGCACTGTGTGTCCGTTGTACcgatgtatattatatattcatttatataatatacatcGGTACAATAGACACACTGtgcttattatatatattcatgtatatatatataaataagacattTAGATCGTAACCCATTAGTAGCCGTGAGGTTTCGTCGATATGTTGATGTCAGTACACACACTTCATGGACGGGTTCGAATCCTAGTGAAGGCATatagaaataacaaaatttaaaatgattccaTTAGTGAACGGAAATCAGTAAATTGGCcaattcaaacttaatgaaattaGACAAACAAAGGAGACAATTGAATATAATTTGCTGAGCCCATTTCAGCGACAGATTCAGGAAGCGTTgattctggaaaaaaaatccacgGTAAATGAATAGTCTGACGTCATCACAATGGTATaaatatctcaacttgtacaaTTCGCTCGTGTTCTTAACAACGTATTATATATTAGCGAAAGAAAAATCTTTATATTAGTGAAAAATGATTACAGCAGGGTttttgatatcacaaactagtcaaaattagtcaaaacattaactaaaatttatcatcgatacaaggatatcattcgaaaaatataaatcaacatgcagacatcttatacttTTATGTATTTCACTTACAATTTTGTATGGTTACATTCTTTAAAGAGCACAATAATGTCGGCATTGACATCAAAAGCTAACAGAACCTTTAAACAGAcctattaagaagggatatacgTAAGATACTGTTGTTAGGTAtttaaaaatagtatattttggctttactATTGaatcacttatagggtctttatATCGGAAATAGCCACATTTATCATTAAACCAATTGTTGGCACGATACGGGTTCTGTTCTTCTCAGATATTCTATGACAGTATGATATTAAAACCCATAACGGGAGAGATTATGTTTGATATTAATATGACGAAGACATAATTGAGGTCTGAAGTTGGCATGTCAGTATCTGCTTGCAGTCCTTTGTAAATGTGATTAATGTCTTCTGActtcggactcggacttcttttaaactgaagTGTGCTGTGCGTATTGctatgcgtttttttttttacattggctagaggtataggggaggatTGAGATATCAAAATCACGTTTAACCCTGCTGCTTTTTTGCGCTTTTCCCAATCAAGGTGCATCTAGCCTCTGTTTGTCTTGTgtgatttttaattgttatttctttaatatacttCGGAGAtaagtatgacgttcattatcactgaactagtacatatgtttgtttaggggccagttgaagcaCGGCTCTGGTTGCGGGAATATCTCGCTGTTTAAAATCCATTGGTGGCTTTCGCGTGTTGTGATcaggttgttttctctttgacacattccccattgcCACATGTGGCTTTCAATTCCATAAAGCTTTCAAAATATGTCATGAAATTTACTGTTCaggtaaatgtaaaaataagtaaatCAAAAGTATCTTGTAAAATCATAAACATGTAACAGAATGGAATCAGGGGTACTCACTGGTGAACTGAGGAAGGCCAGTGGCcttaacatcttttaaaaaagagCTGGCTAAAACTTGGAAGATAGCAAAGTTAAATGTGGACTATTTAATAACAGTTTCTCAATCTGTAACtgaactttaaaatacaattttttatagTCAAACTCgatatattaaatataagtcAAAGCTTCGAAGTCATTTTAAAGTGGAaattgtgaagaaaaaaaagaagcattgtCTTTCTTATTTGAAAGGGGTTTTAATTTCACTATTAAATTTACTCATTCTAATTTTCCCCCTAAAGTTAGCTTACATACTAAGGTGCACAAGGTGTAAGTAGAGCCTACTCACAAGGTTGTGTTCAATTGCGTTATATCATTTTACTCcctaaaaaaaaccttaatgTTAGAAATTTAACATTTCTCCAAATACAGTGTTTCCCTCCTAATATGACGTCTGGTTCCAATATTTAGATGACAGATAATTTAATACTATACTATAtccttttaaagataaatgattaaacaattaaaaaaaagtgtttttaaaaatcatacacaGTGTTTCTTTTCAGACGGGGTCTAAAAGTACCTAACATTgcaattttcttaaaacttaACCAGTTGAATTATACCAAAGTTTGATGTGGTTGCTATGGTAACAAAGGAGACATTTATgcaaagacaataacaatcaaaaccaaggagtaaacaaagactcaaaaaaccaaaagacatttacatcaacagttatacataatgaataagaaaaaacacgaactccactaaaaaccgggagtgaaatcaggtgccccggaagggtaagcatttcctgcaccgtatacgacACCCGTcctgttatttctttgttcaggtcggtaatgatggaaggttattatgactgaggaagaatatcagatatgatttctgacacacttttgtcataatggccaatcggctgatgatggcgaccgtaaaatttcttgagtgatgaccttaatttgattgattcatagccctgtcttagaACAGAACAAAAACTAGacttatttttcaaagtttcataCAACAGTCAACTAATTaacataaaatgaataaaatctgAAGATAGCCTTGGCCAACCCATTAATTATTTGAATGCATAGTTCCCTTGTACCCTGatcaaaaattggtatccaacgaatattaaagAATCAACAGTAAGAGGATGGaagattatttaaaaatggAACATTGTAGACTAGAATTTTTGCG from Mytilus trossulus isolate FHL-02 chromosome 8, PNRI_Mtr1.1.1.hap1, whole genome shotgun sequence includes the following:
- the LOC134680650 gene encoding protein draper-like; protein product: MDKHSRFILIYFVFLIANVDTINCIPLKLTDPNVCPRRVTTRSHSVNQTQLIIECCPDYVYKNGKCQACPTGIFGKDCLLPCMPNYYGFQCKNLCNCTDKKKCDPVHGCICDKGFTGSECSNACPSGLYGVNCGEECLCGHNAKCNPVTGDCLCSAGWSGVHCTHACPSGKYGVNCKEECFCAHDAECNPVTGDCLCPSGRFGPFCTIDCPNGKFGRHCSGICACSDIDQCDVVTGECIQCNHESDKRECNSHKDEVNNLNSGQNSYKSNDNVIVYITMVAALIGIVCVVTMVVKAKERLCHNLQQSLKDTSKPKIKRRKAKRSLPSTMTQNSQTGSYIINTEGVMFQPEIEEDLYCEIGDIHEFESDRY